The nucleotide sequence CTTCATCGGGAATGCCGTGCAGCAGCGTGTGGCTGTCGTGGCGCTGCGCCGGCGACAGTTCGGCGAGCATGCGCTCCTCGCCGAGCAGGTTGCCCATCAGCCAGCCGCCGTTGCGCCCGGATGCACCGAATCCGGCGATCTGCGCTTCGAGGATGACGATGCGCAGCTGCGGCGCCTGGCGTTTGAGGTAGTAGGCGGTCCACAGACCGGTGTAACCGGCACCGATGATGACCACGTCGGCCTGCCGCTCGGCCGCCAGCGCGGGACGTGGCGTCAGCGGTTCGTCGAGCTGGTCCATCCACAGGCTGATGCTGCGCCAATCGGTCATCGCACACTCCGGCAAAACGAGAATGCGTTGAGACTAGAGACTCCGTCAGGCCTTTGCTTGCGTGCGTGCCCGCGAGGAAATTTGCTTGAGGTAGGCCTTGGGCGTCATGCCCAGGCGCTCGCGGAAGCACTTGTAGAACGCCGACAGCGAGTTGAAGCCGGCGGCGAAGGCCAGATCGTCCACGCGCCCGGGATCACCGCCCGCCTCCAGGCCATCGAGCAGGTGCTGCAGACGCGCCTGGTTGACGTAGCGGTAGAAGCTCTGCCCCAGCACCTGGTTGAGCAGATGGGAGATCTGGTTGCGGCTGTAGCCGGTGGCGGCGGCGACCTGCTGCAGGTCCAGCTGCGGATCGAGGAACGGCGTGTGCTTCTGGAAGTAGTCCTGCAGGTCCTGCGCCAGCATGCTCAACTGCCACGCGGACAGCCCCAGGCGGCTGGTAGCCGGGCGGGCGCTGCCGCCCTTGCTGCTCGAGCGGGACTCGTGCACCAGCGTCGCGTACTCGTTGATCCGCCAGATCAGCCCGTCGCGCACGGTGATCGACTCGCCGGTACGGAACGATGCCAGCCCCTGGCTGCCCTGCA is from Pseudomonas sp. PDM14 and encodes:
- a CDS encoding helix-turn-helix domain-containing protein, which encodes MSDLDLPDGPEQTERTRETILRYHLSWRCRDLEAVMALFHPDIEYNDFFQQRSMHLGELREYVEDNLPRRPGEMLEHVDRIRIDGHTAFIQYRFALQGSQGLASFRTGESITVRDGLIWRINEYATLVHESRSSSKGGSARPATSRLGLSAWQLSMLAQDLQDYFQKHTPFLDPQLDLQQVAAATGYSRNQISHLLNQVLGQSFYRYVNQARLQHLLDGLEAGGDPGRVDDLAFAAGFNSLSAFYKCFRERLGMTPKAYLKQISSRARTQAKA